From the Deltaproteobacteria bacterium genome, the window TCGAGGAGAAGGGGGCGCTGGGTAAAACGTTACCGAGTGGGCTGTTCGGAGAACTTCGGTCTTGCCTTCCGGAGCGGCGCGGATCCTTGCAGCAGGAAGACTCGGATTCGGCTTGTGAAGGATCTGCCGTGGCGACAAGTACGTACAGCCATATACCCACAATTATCCGTTTCCTGAAAAAGACAAGGCCTTCGTCGATTCTCGACGTGGGCGTTGGAAACGGGAAGATCGGCTTTGTTGCGAGGGACTACCTCGATGTGATGCTGGGCCAGAGAAACAGGAGAAAAGACTGGAGAGTGAGGATAGACGGAATCGAGATATTCTCTGACTATATCCAGGAACATCAGAAGGCCGTTTACGACAGTATCTTCATCGGTGACGCCTTGGATGTCATCCAGAAGCTGGAAAGATACGATGTTGTCATCCTCGGCGACGTGGTCGAGCATCTCGAGAAAGAAAGGGCAATGGATCTGCTGGACGCATGTGCTTCTCGGTGCGGTTACATGATTCTGGCCATGCCACTGGGAAGGAACTGGAAACAACCCGCCGTGTACGGCTACCCCTCCGAGGAGTGCTGCTCCTTTTGGCAATACGAGGAGTTCAAGCCTTTTGTCTGTGATGAGGAGCTCTTCTCGTTTTCCGGTACCGGTGACTACGGGTGCTTTCTCGTGCAAACCGAGGATTATCTTCACCATCGTACAAGGGAGAAGGCGGACGCCCTCTTCTCGGAAGGAAAGAGGGATCAGGCCGTGGCGTACATGGAGAATTCGATCCGTCAACTTCCCCCAAACGTGGAGAGTGAGTATATCCTGGTGGACCTGCTTCTCAAGAGCGGCAGGATCCGGGAGGCGGTGGATCGCCTCAAAGGGATTCTGAATGTATTCCCCGAGAACAGGGCGGCCAAGCGGTATCTTGGCATGCTTGCCGAAAAGACTACGGTAGCTTCCCAACCGGGGAACCAGTGAGGTGGAAGCCCGGTCGCTCGATCCCATGGAGAGATACCATTGGCGAAGTTGGTCTGGGCCAGCCTGGATGACTACCTGCCCCCTGGCAAGGGTTTTGGGTGTGTGGGCAGAAGCGTGGCAAACCACGCCTTCTTCCAGGCTCTCATGAGATACGGCCGTTTCGACGAATACCACTTTTTCCTCGCAAACGGGAGTCACAGGAGGGCCTTCGAGACGGGCCACGGAGGCTTTCTGGAATCCGTGGGTGCGAGCAAGAAGGTGAGACTATTCGACCGCTTGGACCTACCGGAGCAGGTGAGCAAGTACGACTATACGGTCTTTCATCAGGGCGATCACATAACCTACTTCAACTCTCTCTGCCACTTTCGTAACCGATCGGCTTCCTTCCCTGTCACGGCTTTCATCCACTCGTTGAGCTATCAGAGCTTTATGAGCACCTACCTCCAGATGACCCTCGGGGGGGTGACATGCTCTGATGCGTTGATTTGTTCGTCCGTGAGTGGGAAAAAGGTACTCGAAAACTGTTTTGGACACATTGCCCGTCAGTTGAAAAGAGAGCCCCCCTCCGTTCAGATGGAGGTCATTCCGCTCGGGGTGGACGGCGGGGGCATGTACAAACTCAGCCGGCGTGCTGCCAGGAAGCGGCTCGGGCTTGATGAGAAGGAAGTGATCGGGCTCTGTTTCGGCAGATTCTCAGACTACGACAAGATGGATCTCTTCCCACTGTTGCAGGCCTTCCAGATGATTCTGAGAGCGGGCCGGCCGT encodes:
- a CDS encoding methyltransferase domain-containing protein, with the protein product MEKTMAETASWKAGEGDVRVFDTHPEAVALQPFCVGKGVDVGCGFRKTHPDAIGIDLLGKGEIGQYGCMEGMPSVADIKASGDDLYMFKDGELDYVVNRHNLEHYVDVVKTLWEWKRVLKIGGVLGMVLPDETRLDTIALDPTHKHVFTPESITNLLVLIGGFRVEKVEVVIPDWSFLVVARRVEEKGALGKTLPSGLFGELRSCLPERRGSLQQEDSDSACEGSAVATSTYSHIPTIIRFLKKTRPSSILDVGVGNGKIGFVARDYLDVMLGQRNRRKDWRVRIDGIEIFSDYIQEHQKAVYDSIFIGDALDVIQKLERYDVVILGDVVEHLEKERAMDLLDACASRCGYMILAMPLGRNWKQPAVYGYPSEECCSFWQYEEFKPFVCDEELFSFSGTGDYGCFLVQTEDYLHHRTREKADALFSEGKRDQAVAYMENSIRQLPPNVESEYILVDLLLKSGRIREAVDRLKGILNVFPENRAAKRYLGMLAEKTTVASQPGNQ